A genomic window from Salinicoccus sp. RF5 includes:
- the bcp gene encoding thioredoxin-dependent thiol peroxidase → MEKFPEFELENQDGEKVGNKDFEGKTVIYFYPKDNTPGCTTQACDLRDNLGHLNELGVKVYGVNGDSKRKHKNFIEKNDLNFDLLVDEDFGLAESLGVYRMKKVFGKESKGIVRTTFLVDEASNILKRWDNVKAKDHIDELKTYLEEEA, encoded by the coding sequence ATGGAGAAATTCCCGGAATTTGAACTAGAAAATCAGGATGGGGAGAAAGTCGGCAATAAGGATTTTGAAGGAAAGACGGTCATCTATTTCTATCCGAAAGACAATACACCTGGATGCACCACCCAGGCATGCGACCTGAGGGACAACCTGGGTCACCTGAATGAACTTGGCGTGAAGGTGTATGGCGTAAATGGCGATTCCAAAAGGAAGCACAAGAACTTCATAGAGAAGAATGATCTGAATTTCGACCTTCTGGTCGATGAGGACTTCGGGCTTGCCGAGTCACTCGGCGTCTATAGGATGAAGAAAGTATTCGGCAAGGAATCCAAAGGCATCGTCAGAACGACATTCCTGGTCGATGAAGCCAGCAATATCCTGAAAAGGTGGGATAATGTCAAGGCGAAGGACCACATCGATGAATTGAAGACTTATCTGGAAGAGGAAGCATAG